The following proteins are co-located in the Fimbriimonadia bacterium genome:
- a CDS encoding GNAT family N-acetyltransferase produces the protein MELVRITARQAREPAVEWTVHASMLSARDPRLVVLPELTEYFESQILRSVDEGGLALALRDAAGWRAIAQGITWNLRKDDPAQEIVFRSSLVWNVAWLRPTDSCDAPELFEAMDEAAKERKVEATYVCFHVCDAETAALVARHGFEPAYAHCVRTQPLGELPAPPPGVEIRVAQPGDGSRIVDCHLEELRYHAECAPSQRTDYPNARERQLKGCEEVIRDANGVSLYAEEAGEVIAVADGRVGYAMLRPSLLLPEARIGFLRSVGTTEKHRGRGVGGALCLALAAELAKRGAQRWELVYCPWNPLSSRFWPRMGWVPASFGFVKKTRR, from the coding sequence CCTCGCCTCGTTGTGCTCCCAGAGCTGACCGAGTACTTCGAATCGCAGATCTTGCGGTCCGTGGACGAGGGAGGGCTCGCCCTTGCACTTCGCGACGCCGCGGGCTGGCGTGCCATCGCCCAGGGCATCACTTGGAACCTTCGAAAAGACGACCCTGCTCAGGAGATCGTGTTTCGGTCGAGCCTCGTGTGGAACGTCGCGTGGCTTCGGCCGACCGACAGTTGTGATGCTCCTGAGTTATTCGAGGCGATGGACGAAGCTGCGAAGGAACGAAAGGTCGAGGCCACCTATGTGTGTTTCCATGTCTGTGATGCGGAGACCGCAGCGTTGGTTGCCCGTCACGGCTTCGAGCCCGCCTATGCGCACTGTGTACGCACTCAGCCTCTCGGCGAACTCCCAGCGCCGCCGCCGGGAGTCGAGATCCGGGTGGCGCAGCCGGGAGACGGGAGCCGCATAGTGGACTGCCATTTGGAGGAGCTACGTTACCACGCAGAGTGCGCGCCGTCTCAGCGCACGGACTACCCCAACGCGCGTGAGCGCCAGCTCAAGGGCTGTGAGGAGGTGATCCGCGACGCGAACGGCGTCTCGCTTTATGCCGAGGAAGCTGGCGAAGTGATCGCAGTTGCCGATGGACGAGTAGGGTATGCGATGCTTAGGCCGTCTCTGCTGCTACCGGAGGCTCGTATTGGTTTCCTGAGGTCCGTGGGCACCACCGAGAAGCACAGAGGCAGGGGCGTGGGTGGGGCGCTATGTCTCGCCCTGGCTGCAGAGCTAGCCAAAAGGGGTGCGCAGCGGTGGGAACTGGTGTACTGTCCGTGGAACCCCCTTTCTAGCCGGTTCTGGCCTCGCATGGGATGGGTGCCGGCATCCTTCGGGTTCGTGAAGAAGACAAGAAGATAG
- a CDS encoding sigma-70 family RNA polymerase sigma factor, giving the protein MVALYSRTKEPDLRDAVTLHYAGMVERIARRFAGSSEPIEDLAQVGFIGLLNALELFDPSKGVKFSTYATHLVAGEIKHHLRDKGKIIKEPAWLQELNQRINRITQSLAQELGRQPTAAEIAANMRMTEEAITEVLMTRDVFKVLSIDGATEEDDGDKPYDLDKMESQEEATFQLPIEDKMILETAVIHLKEVEQKVIHLFFYDGLNQTEIAATLDISCNYVSHILRHSVQKLRKILVTEDIKDRQLRIRYAPDCESDVMDDQTGLYGPDYFRSRLSEEIQRASLDGSKMSVIIVRFHGLEQLRSFYGDMTVGEFLTQAGSVIRANIRKLDVLCRADEFAFGVVLPHVDRLRVDIGDLLEEKLAEWINRLFSAKGQVGFYVGCADFPDDGSTLRELLAAALRSADRHDTALHQAA; this is encoded by the coding sequence ATGGTAGCGCTGTATTCACGGACTAAGGAGCCCGACCTGAGGGACGCCGTGACCCTGCACTACGCCGGGATGGTAGAACGCATCGCGCGCCGCTTCGCGGGGTCATCGGAACCGATCGAGGACCTGGCGCAGGTCGGTTTCATCGGCCTACTCAACGCACTGGAGCTGTTCGACCCTAGCAAGGGGGTCAAGTTCTCCACCTACGCAACACACTTAGTCGCAGGGGAGATCAAACACCACTTGCGTGACAAGGGGAAGATCATCAAGGAGCCGGCATGGCTGCAGGAACTGAACCAGCGGATCAACCGTATCACCCAGTCTCTCGCGCAGGAGTTGGGACGTCAGCCCACGGCCGCAGAGATCGCTGCGAACATGCGCATGACCGAAGAGGCGATCACCGAGGTGCTGATGACGCGGGACGTGTTCAAGGTGCTCTCGATTGACGGTGCGACCGAGGAAGACGACGGCGACAAACCTTACGACCTGGACAAGATGGAGTCTCAGGAAGAGGCTACGTTCCAGCTTCCCATCGAGGACAAGATGATCCTCGAAACCGCCGTGATTCACCTCAAAGAGGTGGAGCAGAAGGTGATCCATCTCTTTTTCTATGACGGTCTCAACCAAACGGAAATCGCCGCCACGCTCGACATCTCTTGCAACTACGTATCACACATCCTAAGGCACTCCGTCCAGAAACTGCGGAAGATACTGGTCACCGAGGACATCAAGGATCGTCAACTGCGTATACGTTATGCGCCCGACTGTGAGAGCGACGTGATGGATGACCAGACCGGTCTCTACGGACCCGATTACTTCCGTTCGCGGTTATCCGAGGAGATCCAGCGTGCGTCGCTCGACGGGTCCAAGATGTCGGTGATTATCGTGCGCTTCCACGGTCTAGAGCAACTACGCAGTTTCTATGGGGATATGACGGTTGGGGAGTTCCTCACCCAAGCTGGGTCCGTCATCCGAGCCAACATCCGTAAGCTCGACGTGCTCTGTCGCGCAGATGAGTTCGCGTTCGGGGTGGTTCTGCCTCACGTGGACCGACTGCGCGTGGATATTGGTGACCTCCTCGAGGAGAAGCTGGCCGAGTGGATTAACCGCCTCTTCTCCGCGAAGGGCCAGGTCGGATTCTACGTGGGCTGTGCGGACTTCCCAGACGATGGCTCGACCCTTCGAGAACTCCTCGCCGCCGCCTTGCGCTCGGCAGACAGGCACGACACCGCATTGCATCAGGCTGCTTAA